One Mycolicibacterium pulveris genomic region harbors:
- a CDS encoding alpha/beta hydrolase → MTQRTDRERHPLYIWAWRLIRLDFVGIAFGALFFCLSLTPSLLPRDWLFQGLTGGLNAAIGYGIGVFVGSMVRRFVLRGRSWWPPPKRVLWVLKTVVVVGSAGACLLMLIPAAAWQRQISAVMGIEGPETPAYLRTLTAAVLASAALVAASRVVLDVIKTMARFFIRRWRLNDEVALFIGTAIVVVLVILLVNGVLIRGFLAGANRVFQPQNTTTRAGITQPLEPERSGSPESFAAWDTLGYQGRNFVGTGPDVDELTRLNGAPAQVPIRVYVGLQTADTDEQRIAVLMSELERTGAFDREVLVIIPTTGTGWVNPISARAVEMMYNGDTALVASQYSFLPSWISFLGDQEKSMKSGRMMIDAVHKRWAQLPPDRRPKLMLYGESLGSMAGQGAFGWLPDISRMGFSSVLWVGPPNASPLWKALIAGRDPGTPEVQPRYDNGRTVRFSQAIDTAQIAKVTEEPWEGTRVLFLQHPSDPIVWWSEDLLFTRPDWLKEPPGLDRSPSMRWYPIVTFWQVAADMTNASSVPDGHGHNYGEYILDGWVAVAPPEGWTPEDTERLRVAMRKAIAAAEDLVK, encoded by the coding sequence GTGACACAGCGCACCGATCGCGAACGACATCCGCTGTACATCTGGGCTTGGCGCCTGATTCGGCTCGACTTCGTCGGCATCGCGTTCGGCGCGCTGTTCTTCTGCCTGTCGCTGACCCCGTCGTTGCTGCCGCGCGACTGGCTGTTTCAGGGGCTGACCGGTGGTCTCAACGCCGCGATCGGCTACGGCATCGGGGTGTTCGTCGGAAGCATGGTGCGCCGCTTCGTGTTACGGGGCCGGTCGTGGTGGCCGCCGCCGAAGCGGGTGCTGTGGGTGCTCAAGACCGTGGTCGTCGTCGGGTCGGCGGGGGCCTGCCTGCTGATGCTGATTCCCGCGGCGGCCTGGCAGCGACAGATTTCGGCGGTCATGGGCATCGAGGGACCCGAGACACCGGCCTATCTGCGCACGCTGACCGCGGCGGTCCTCGCCAGCGCCGCGCTGGTGGCCGCGTCCCGCGTGGTGCTCGACGTGATCAAGACCATGGCGCGGTTCTTCATCCGGCGCTGGCGCCTCAACGACGAAGTGGCCCTGTTCATCGGGACGGCGATCGTCGTCGTGCTGGTCATCCTGCTGGTCAACGGCGTGCTCATCCGCGGCTTCCTGGCCGGCGCCAACCGGGTGTTCCAGCCGCAGAACACCACCACCCGAGCGGGCATCACCCAGCCGCTGGAACCCGAAAGATCAGGCAGCCCGGAGTCTTTCGCCGCGTGGGACACGTTGGGGTATCAGGGCCGCAACTTCGTCGGCACCGGCCCGGACGTCGACGAGTTGACGCGGCTCAACGGCGCCCCGGCCCAGGTGCCGATCCGCGTCTACGTCGGCCTGCAGACCGCCGACACCGACGAGCAGCGGATAGCCGTGCTGATGAGCGAACTCGAACGCACCGGCGCGTTCGACCGCGAAGTGCTGGTGATCATCCCCACCACCGGCACGGGGTGGGTCAACCCCATCTCCGCACGCGCGGTGGAGATGATGTACAACGGCGACACCGCGCTGGTCGCGTCGCAGTATTCCTTTCTGCCGAGCTGGATCTCGTTTCTCGGTGACCAGGAAAAGTCGATGAAATCCGGGCGCATGATGATCGACGCCGTGCACAAGCGGTGGGCGCAGCTGCCGCCGGACCGGCGACCGAAACTCATGCTGTACGGCGAAAGCCTCGGCTCGATGGCCGGTCAGGGCGCGTTCGGCTGGCTGCCCGACATCTCGCGGATGGGTTTCTCCTCGGTGCTGTGGGTGGGCCCGCCGAACGCCAGCCCGCTGTGGAAGGCGTTGATCGCAGGGCGCGACCCCGGCACACCCGAGGTGCAGCCGCGCTACGACAACGGCCGCACGGTGCGGTTCTCGCAGGCCATCGACACCGCCCAGATCGCCAAGGTCACCGAGGAGCCGTGGGAGGGCACCAGGGTGCTGTTCTTGCAGCATCCTTCCGATCCGATCGTGTGGTGGTCCGAGGATCTGTTGTTCACCCGGCCCGACTGGCTCAAGGAGCCGCCGGGGCTCGACCGCAGCCCGTCGATGCGGTGGTACCCGATCGTGACGTTCTGGCAGGTCGCCGCGGATATGACCAACGCGAGCTCGGTGCCGGACGGGCACGGCCACAACTACGGCGAGTACATCCTCGACGGCTGGGTGGCTGTCGCCCCGCCCGAGGGCTGGACACCCGAGGACACCGAACGACTCCGCGTCGCGATGCGCAAGGCCATCGCGGCGGCAGAGGACCTCGTGAAGTGA
- a CDS encoding NAD(P)H-binding protein, with translation MSDAIRCLVTGATGYIGGRLVPLLLHRGRAVRALARDPAKLGDVGWRGDVEVARGDLGDTESLSAAFDGMDVVYYLVHSMGTSSDFVAEEARSARNVVEAARRAGVRRLVYLGGLHPSGVELSPHLRSRTAVGDILIESGVETVVLQAGVVIGSGSASFELIRHLTNRLPAMTAPKWVHNKVQPIAIDDVLHYLAEAADTAVPTSRTWDIGGPDVLEYGEAMQVYAEVAGLRRRLIVVLPWLTPSIASWWIGLVTPMPAGLARPLVESLECDATASEHDIDSVIAPPPGGLTGYRDAVARALEIGPLPSDPRWAHVGRP, from the coding sequence GTGTCTGACGCGATTCGCTGCCTGGTGACCGGGGCCACCGGCTACATCGGTGGCCGCCTGGTCCCCCTGTTGCTCCACCGCGGACGTGCCGTACGGGCCTTGGCCCGCGACCCCGCCAAACTCGGCGATGTCGGCTGGCGCGGCGACGTCGAGGTGGCGCGTGGAGACCTCGGTGACACCGAGTCGCTGAGCGCGGCATTCGACGGCATGGACGTCGTGTACTACCTCGTGCACTCGATGGGCACCTCGTCGGATTTCGTGGCCGAAGAAGCCCGCTCGGCCCGCAACGTGGTCGAGGCCGCGCGGCGCGCGGGGGTGCGACGCCTGGTCTACCTCGGCGGGCTGCATCCGTCCGGCGTGGAACTCTCCCCGCACCTGCGCTCGCGCACCGCGGTCGGCGACATCCTCATCGAGTCCGGGGTCGAGACGGTGGTGTTGCAGGCCGGCGTCGTGATCGGTTCCGGCTCGGCGTCCTTCGAGCTGATCCGGCATCTGACCAACCGCCTGCCCGCGATGACCGCACCGAAGTGGGTGCACAACAAGGTGCAGCCGATCGCGATCGACGACGTGCTGCACTACCTGGCCGAGGCGGCCGACACCGCGGTGCCGACGTCGCGCACCTGGGACATCGGCGGCCCGGACGTACTCGAGTACGGCGAGGCGATGCAGGTGTACGCCGAGGTGGCCGGGTTGCGGCGGCGGCTGATCGTGGTGCTGCCCTGGCTGACGCCGTCGATCGCGAGCTGGTGGATCGGGCTGGTCACCCCGATGCCCGCCGGGCTGGCGCGTCCGCTCGTCGAATCGCTCGAGTGCGACGCCACCGCGTCCGAGCACGACATCGACAGCGTGATCGCACCTCCGCCTGGCGGCCTGACCGGATATCGGGACGCGGTGGCACGCGCGTTGGAAATCGGTCCGCTACCAAGCGATCCGCGCTGGGCGCACGTCGGCAGGCCCTGA
- a CDS encoding MCE family protein: MSIDRHNPPYKVAGASLVIIAAIAASLIYLQFRGDLTPKAELTVVSNRAGLVVERGAKVTYNGVEIGRVVRIGLVDDGTATAGLTLDVDPRYLAVIPANVHADIRATTVFGNKYVSLAAPKDPSRERISEHGVITATAVTTEFNTLFETVTEIAEQVDPVKLNQTLAATAEALTGLGHRFGESLIDGNDILADLNARMPHIRDDTRLLADLGEVYADASPDLWDGLEHAATSAATVNEHRNELDAALMAALGFGDVGADTFERSGPYLVRGTADLLPTSKLLDDYRGMLLCSIRTAYEMEEVVARTLGGNGYSLATSSGTIAGAANPYIYPDNLPRVNARGGPEGRPGCWQKITRELWPAPYLVMDTGASIAPYNHLELGQPMYIEYVWGRQVGELTINP, encoded by the coding sequence GTGTCCATCGACCGCCACAATCCGCCGTACAAGGTGGCGGGTGCAAGCCTGGTCATCATTGCCGCGATCGCGGCAAGCCTCATCTACCTGCAGTTTCGTGGCGACCTGACGCCGAAGGCCGAGTTGACCGTCGTGTCGAACCGGGCGGGTCTGGTGGTCGAGCGCGGCGCGAAGGTGACCTACAACGGCGTGGAGATCGGCCGGGTCGTCCGCATCGGCTTGGTCGACGACGGCACTGCGACGGCCGGTCTCACCCTTGACGTCGACCCGCGCTACCTCGCGGTGATTCCGGCCAACGTGCACGCCGACATCCGCGCGACGACGGTGTTCGGCAACAAGTACGTGTCGTTGGCCGCGCCAAAAGACCCTTCCCGCGAACGGATTTCGGAGCACGGCGTGATCACGGCCACCGCGGTGACCACCGAGTTCAACACGCTGTTCGAGACGGTGACCGAGATCGCCGAGCAGGTCGACCCGGTCAAGCTGAACCAGACACTGGCCGCGACGGCCGAGGCGCTGACCGGGCTTGGCCACCGGTTCGGCGAGTCCCTCATCGACGGCAACGACATCTTGGCCGACCTCAACGCCCGGATGCCGCACATCCGCGACGACACCCGCCTGCTCGCTGACCTCGGCGAGGTGTACGCCGACGCGTCGCCGGATCTGTGGGACGGGCTCGAGCACGCGGCGACGTCGGCGGCCACGGTCAACGAGCACCGCAACGAACTGGACGCGGCGCTGATGGCGGCGTTGGGGTTCGGCGACGTCGGCGCCGACACCTTCGAACGCAGCGGGCCGTACCTCGTGCGTGGCACCGCCGACCTGCTGCCGACCAGCAAGCTCCTCGACGACTACCGCGGCATGCTGCTGTGCAGCATCCGCACCGCCTACGAGATGGAGGAGGTGGTGGCGCGTACGCTCGGCGGCAACGGCTACTCGTTGGCCACCTCGTCGGGCACCATCGCCGGCGCAGCCAACCCCTACATTTATCCCGACAACCTGCCGCGGGTGAACGCCCGCGGCGGGCCGGAAGGCCGGCCCGGCTGCTGGCAGAAGATCACCCGGGAGCTGTGGCCGGCACCGTATCTGGTGATGGACACCGGCGCCAGCATCGCCCCCTACAACCACCTCGAGCTCGGCCAGCCGATGTACATCGAGTACGTGTGGGGCCGCCAGGTCGGCGAGCTCACGATCAACCCGTAA
- a CDS encoding cupin domain-containing protein, with translation MTRVRSGVMPAVALTTVVAAFSGAPSAVATPSVGVEAVTISEATVDGVEYITREITIAPGGSTGWHYHDGQVFGVIQDGTLTHDTANCTVDGIYPPGAPISEASGPDHVHIGRNLGPVPLVMVVVYIQPPGTPLSEDAPDPGCGFA, from the coding sequence ATGACACGAGTTCGCTCGGGCGTGATGCCCGCGGTTGCCCTCACGACGGTCGTGGCGGCGTTCAGCGGCGCCCCCTCGGCCGTCGCCACCCCGTCGGTCGGCGTCGAGGCGGTGACCATCTCCGAGGCCACCGTCGACGGCGTCGAATACATCACCCGCGAGATCACCATCGCCCCCGGCGGCAGCACCGGCTGGCACTACCACGACGGCCAGGTCTTCGGCGTCATCCAGGACGGCACGCTGACCCACGACACGGCGAACTGTACGGTCGACGGCATCTATCCGCCGGGTGCGCCGATCAGCGAGGCCAGCGGCCCCGACCACGTCCACATCGGGCGCAACCTCGGGCCGGTTCCGCTGGTGATGGTGGTGGTCTACATCCAGCCGCCAGGCACTCCGCTGTCGGAGGACGCGCCCGATCCGGGCTGCGGGTTTGCCTGA
- a CDS encoding DUF3073 domain-containing protein: MGRGRAKAKQTKVARELKYSSPQTDFERLQRELSGAPDDDHLNGDDWADEDEWRP, encoded by the coding sequence ATGGGCCGCGGCCGGGCTAAGGCAAAGCAGACCAAGGTTGCTCGTGAGCTCAAGTACAGCTCTCCACAAACCGACTTCGAACGGCTTCAGCGAGAGCTGTCGGGAGCACCCGACGACGACCACCTCAACGGCGACGATTGGGCCGACGAGGACGAATGGCGCCCCTAG
- the purF gene encoding amidophosphoribosyltransferase, producing the protein MTGPEPEPREECGVFGVWAPGEEVAKLTYYGLYALQHRGQEAAGIAVADGSQVLVFKDLGLVSQVFDEQTLAAMEGHVAIGHCRYSTTGSTTWENAQPVFRNTSAGTGVALGHNGNLVNATELAGRAREAGLLDTRGAPAATTDSDILGALLAHGAADATLEQAALELLPTVRGAFCLTFLDENTLYAARDPYGVRPLVLGRLDRGWVVASETAALDIVGASFVRDIEPGELLAIDADGVRSTRFANPEPKGCVFEYVYLARPDSTLVGRSVHKTRVDIGRALAREHPVDADLVIGVPESGTPAAVGYAQESGIPFGQGLTKNAYVGRTFIQPSQTIRQLGIRLKLNPLKEVIRGKRLVVVDDSIVRGNTQRALVRMLREAGAVEVHVRIASPPVKWPCFYGIDFATPAELIANAVENGGEMLEAVRHAIGADTLGYISQHGMIAATEQPASRLCSACFDGNYPIELPGETALGKNVIEHMLATAARTGVPVQAENDNVSALRRP; encoded by the coding sequence GTGACTGGCCCAGAGCCCGAGCCAAGAGAAGAATGCGGCGTCTTCGGTGTCTGGGCGCCGGGTGAAGAGGTCGCCAAACTCACCTACTACGGGCTCTACGCGCTGCAGCACCGCGGCCAGGAAGCCGCGGGTATCGCCGTCGCCGACGGTTCGCAGGTGCTGGTGTTCAAGGATCTCGGGCTGGTCAGCCAGGTTTTCGACGAGCAGACGCTGGCCGCCATGGAGGGCCACGTCGCGATCGGGCACTGCCGCTACTCCACGACCGGCTCCACGACCTGGGAGAACGCCCAGCCGGTGTTCCGTAACACCTCGGCGGGCACCGGTGTCGCGCTCGGCCACAACGGCAACCTGGTCAACGCCACCGAGCTGGCGGGCCGGGCCCGCGAGGCCGGGCTGCTGGACACCCGCGGCGCACCCGCCGCCACCACCGACTCCGACATCCTCGGCGCGCTGCTGGCCCACGGCGCGGCCGACGCGACGCTGGAGCAGGCCGCGCTCGAGCTGCTGCCGACGGTGCGCGGGGCGTTCTGCCTGACGTTCCTCGACGAGAACACGTTGTACGCGGCGCGCGACCCGTACGGGGTGCGCCCGCTGGTGCTGGGCCGGCTGGACCGCGGCTGGGTGGTCGCGTCGGAGACGGCGGCGCTCGACATTGTCGGCGCGTCGTTCGTCCGCGACATCGAACCCGGTGAGCTGCTGGCCATCGACGCCGACGGGGTGCGCTCCACCCGGTTCGCCAATCCCGAACCCAAGGGCTGCGTCTTCGAGTACGTCTACCTGGCCCGCCCGGACAGCACGCTGGTCGGCCGCTCGGTGCACAAGACCAGGGTCGACATCGGCCGTGCGCTGGCCCGCGAGCATCCCGTGGACGCCGACCTGGTGATCGGTGTGCCGGAGTCAGGCACGCCGGCCGCGGTCGGCTACGCGCAGGAATCCGGCATCCCGTTCGGGCAGGGGCTGACCAAGAACGCCTACGTCGGCCGCACGTTCATCCAGCCGTCGCAGACCATTCGTCAGCTGGGCATCCGGCTCAAGCTGAACCCGCTGAAGGAAGTGATCCGCGGCAAGCGGTTGGTGGTCGTCGACGACTCGATCGTGCGTGGCAACACCCAGCGGGCGCTGGTCCGGATGCTGCGCGAGGCCGGCGCCGTCGAGGTGCACGTGCGCATCGCCTCGCCGCCGGTGAAGTGGCCGTGCTTCTACGGCATCGACTTCGCCACCCCGGCCGAGCTGATCGCCAACGCGGTCGAGAACGGGGGCGAGATGCTCGAGGCGGTGCGCCACGCGATCGGCGCCGACACGCTCGGCTACATCTCCCAGCACGGCATGATCGCCGCCACCGAACAACCGGCCTCGCGGCTGTGCAGCGCGTGCTTCGACGGCAACTATCCGATCGAGCTGCCCGGTGAGACGGCGTTGGGCAAGAACGTGATCGAGCACATGCTGGCCACCGCGGCGCGCACCGGTGTTCCGGTGCAAGCGGAAAACGACAACGTCTCCGCGCTGCGCAGGCCCTGA
- the purL gene encoding phosphoribosylformylglycinamidine synthase subunit PurL: protein MTSGLSSEVDTVDHAAATPEHPQPFRELGLKDDEYQRIREILGRRPTDAELAMYSVMWSEHCSYKSSKVHLRYFGETTTEEMRASMLAGIGENAGVVDIGDGWAATFKVESHNHPSYIEPYQGAATGVGGIVRDIMAMGARPVAVMDQLRFGPADAPDTRRVLDGVVRGIGGYGNSLGLPNIGGETVFDASYAGNPLVNALCVGVLRKEDLHLAFASGTGNKIILFGARTGLDGIGGVSVLASETFGGDESGPGRKKLPSVQVGDPFMEKVLIECCLELYANDLVVGIQDLGGAGLSCATSELASAGDGGMTIELEKVPLRTPNMTPAEILSSESQERMCAVVAPENVEKFLEVCRKWDVLATVIGEVTEGDRLKITWHGHTVVDVPPRTVAHQGPVYERPVQRPDTQDALNADTTAKLPRPATGEELKATLLAVLGSPHLCSRAFITEQYDRYVRGNTVLAENADGGVLRVDEATGRGIAVSTDASGRYTALDPYTGAQLALAEAYRNVAVTGATPVAVTNCLNFGSPEDPGVMWQFSEAVRGLADGCVALGIPVTGGNVSFYNQTGSTAILPTPVVGVLGVIDDVQRRIPTGFGAEPGETLILLGDTHDEFDGSIWAQVTADHLGGVPPRVDLEREKLLAEVLAAASRDGLVSAAHDLSEGGLIQAVVESALAGETGCRIVLPEGADPFVTLFSESAGRVLVAVPRTEESRFRAMCEARGLPATRIGVVDQGSQDVQVQGLFTVSLEDLRSTSESVLPRLFG from the coding sequence ATATCAGCGGATCCGCGAGATTTTGGGCCGTCGGCCGACCGACGCCGAGCTGGCGATGTACTCGGTGATGTGGAGCGAACACTGCTCCTACAAGTCCTCCAAGGTGCACCTGCGCTACTTCGGCGAGACCACCACCGAGGAGATGCGCGCGTCGATGCTGGCCGGTATCGGTGAGAACGCAGGCGTGGTGGACATCGGCGACGGCTGGGCGGCCACCTTCAAGGTCGAATCGCACAACCACCCGTCCTACATCGAGCCGTACCAGGGTGCGGCCACCGGCGTCGGCGGCATCGTCCGCGACATCATGGCGATGGGCGCGCGACCGGTCGCGGTGATGGACCAGCTCCGGTTCGGCCCTGCTGACGCGCCCGACACCCGCCGCGTGCTGGACGGCGTCGTGCGCGGCATCGGGGGGTACGGAAATTCGCTGGGCCTGCCCAACATCGGCGGCGAAACGGTGTTCGACGCCTCCTATGCCGGCAACCCGTTGGTCAACGCGCTGTGCGTCGGGGTGCTGCGCAAGGAGGACCTGCACCTGGCGTTCGCCTCGGGTACGGGCAACAAGATCATCCTGTTCGGCGCGCGCACCGGCCTCGACGGTATCGGCGGCGTGTCGGTGCTGGCCTCCGAGACCTTCGGCGGCGACGAGAGCGGGCCCGGCCGCAAGAAGCTGCCGAGCGTGCAGGTGGGCGACCCGTTCATGGAGAAGGTGCTCATCGAGTGCTGCCTGGAGCTGTACGCCAACGACCTGGTGGTCGGCATCCAGGACCTCGGTGGCGCCGGATTGTCCTGTGCCACTTCTGAGCTCGCGTCGGCCGGCGACGGCGGGATGACGATCGAGTTGGAAAAGGTGCCGCTGCGCACCCCCAACATGACCCCGGCGGAGATCCTGTCCAGCGAGTCGCAGGAACGCATGTGCGCTGTCGTGGCGCCGGAGAACGTGGAGAAGTTCCTCGAGGTCTGCCGCAAATGGGACGTGCTGGCCACCGTCATCGGCGAGGTGACCGAGGGGGACCGGCTCAAGATCACCTGGCACGGTCACACCGTCGTCGACGTGCCCCCGCGCACGGTGGCGCACCAGGGCCCGGTCTACGAGCGCCCGGTACAGCGCCCCGACACCCAGGACGCGTTGAACGCCGACACCACCGCGAAGCTGCCGCGCCCGGCCACGGGCGAGGAGCTGAAGGCGACTTTGCTTGCGGTGCTGGGCAGTCCGCATCTGTGCAGCCGCGCGTTCATCACCGAGCAGTACGACCGCTATGTGCGGGGCAACACCGTGCTCGCCGAGAACGCCGACGGCGGTGTGTTGCGCGTCGACGAGGCGACCGGTCGCGGCATCGCGGTGTCGACCGACGCGTCGGGCCGCTACACCGCGCTCGACCCTTACACCGGCGCGCAGCTGGCGCTGGCCGAGGCCTACCGCAACGTCGCCGTCACCGGCGCCACCCCGGTGGCGGTGACCAACTGCCTCAACTTCGGTTCGCCGGAAGATCCCGGGGTGATGTGGCAGTTCAGCGAGGCGGTGCGCGGCCTGGCCGACGGCTGTGTCGCGCTTGGTATTCCGGTCACCGGCGGCAACGTCAGCTTCTACAACCAGACCGGGTCGACGGCGATCCTGCCGACGCCGGTGGTCGGCGTGCTCGGCGTGATCGATGACGTCCAGCGCCGGATCCCGACCGGCTTCGGCGCCGAGCCCGGTGAAACGCTGATCCTGCTCGGCGACACCCACGACGAGTTCGACGGCTCGATCTGGGCGCAGGTCACCGCCGACCACCTCGGCGGGGTGCCGCCGCGCGTGGATCTGGAGCGCGAGAAGCTGCTCGCCGAGGTGCTCGCCGCCGCATCACGCGACGGGTTGGTGTCGGCGGCCCACGACCTGTCCGAAGGCGGCTTGATCCAGGCCGTGGTCGAGTCGGCGCTGGCCGGGGAAACCGGTTGCCGCATCGTACTTCCCGAGGGTGCCGATCCTTTCGTCACGCTGTTCTCCGAGTCGGCGGGGCGGGTGCTCGTCGCGGTACCGCGCACCGAGGAGAGCCGGTTCCGGGCGATGTGTGAGGCGCGCGGGTTGCCCGCGACCCGGATCGGGGTCGTGGACCAGGGCAGCCAAGACGTTCAGGTGCAGGGCCTGTTCACGGTCAGCCTGGAGGACCTGCGGAGCACGTCGGAAAGTGTGCTTCCCAGGTTGTTCGGGTGA
- the purM gene encoding phosphoribosylformylglycinamidine cyclo-ligase — protein sequence MTERAEPVGISYASAGVDIEAGERAVELLKPLAKKATRPEVRGGLGGFAGLFALRGGYREPVLACSTDGVGTKLAVAQAMDKHDTVGIDLVAMVVDDLVVCGAEPLFLQDYIAVGRTVPERISELVSGIANGCVMAGCALLGGETAEHPGLMAPDHYDVSATGVGVVEADDVLGPDRVKPGDVIIAMASTGLHSNGYSLARKVLLEIDRMNLAGHVEEFGRTLGEELLEPTRIYAKDCLALAAETQVRTFCHVTGGGLAGNLERVIPHGLVAEIDRGTWTPAPVFGMIAQRGRIERAEMEKTFNMGVGMAAIVAPEDTDRALAVLTARHLTCWTLGTIKKGGKDAPRAKLVGRHPRF from the coding sequence ATGACCGAACGCGCCGAACCTGTCGGCATCTCCTACGCGTCTGCCGGGGTGGATATCGAAGCCGGGGAGCGCGCCGTCGAACTTCTCAAGCCCTTGGCCAAAAAGGCCACCAGACCAGAGGTCCGGGGTGGGCTGGGCGGGTTCGCCGGGCTCTTCGCGTTGCGCGGTGGCTACCGCGAACCGGTGCTGGCCTGCTCGACCGACGGGGTCGGTACCAAGCTCGCCGTCGCACAGGCGATGGACAAGCACGACACCGTGGGCATCGACCTGGTCGCGATGGTGGTCGACGACCTGGTGGTGTGCGGCGCGGAACCGCTGTTCCTGCAGGATTACATCGCGGTCGGTCGCACGGTGCCCGAGCGGATCAGCGAGCTCGTCAGCGGCATCGCCAACGGCTGTGTGATGGCCGGTTGCGCGCTGCTCGGCGGCGAGACCGCCGAACATCCCGGGTTGATGGCGCCCGATCACTACGACGTCTCGGCCACCGGGGTCGGCGTGGTGGAGGCCGACGACGTGCTGGGCCCCGATCGGGTCAAGCCGGGCGATGTGATCATCGCGATGGCGTCCACCGGGCTGCACTCCAACGGCTACTCGCTGGCGCGCAAGGTGCTGCTGGAGATCGACCGGATGAACCTGGCCGGCCACGTCGAGGAGTTCGGCCGCACGCTCGGCGAGGAACTGCTCGAGCCGACCCGCATCTACGCCAAGGACTGCCTGGCGCTGGCCGCCGAAACCCAGGTCCGCACGTTCTGCCACGTCACCGGTGGTGGGCTGGCGGGGAACCTGGAGCGCGTCATCCCGCACGGCCTGGTCGCCGAGATCGACCGGGGCACTTGGACACCCGCACCGGTGTTCGGGATGATCGCTCAGCGCGGCCGCATCGAGCGGGCCGAGATGGAGAAGACGTTCAACATGGGTGTCGGCATGGCCGCCATCGTCGCGCCGGAGGACACCGACCGCGCGCTGGCGGTGCTGACCGCACGCCACCTGACCTGCTGGACGCTAGGCACCATCAAGAAGGGTGGAAAGGACGCTCCTCGAGCCAAACTCGTCGGGCGTCACCCGCGCTTCTAG
- a CDS encoding sterol carrier family protein, whose protein sequence is MAGRRGVDPAKTRTAVTAVLEWLRNESRPAPTRGELAEAVRLTARTLAATAPGSSVEVRVPPFVAVQCVAGPAHRRGNPPNVVETDPRTWLLLATGMLTVADAVAGGTLKLSGARAGEIEQWLPVT, encoded by the coding sequence ATGGCCGGCCGTCGTGGTGTCGATCCAGCGAAGACGCGTACCGCTGTGACCGCGGTGCTGGAGTGGCTGCGCAACGAGTCCCGACCGGCGCCGACGCGCGGCGAGTTGGCGGAGGCGGTGCGGTTGACCGCCCGCACGTTGGCGGCGACGGCGCCCGGGTCGAGCGTGGAGGTCCGGGTGCCGCCTTTCGTTGCGGTGCAGTGCGTTGCGGGTCCCGCCCACCGGCGGGGCAACCCACCCAACGTCGTGGAGACCGACCCGCGCACCTGGCTGCTGTTGGCCACCGGGATGCTCACCGTGGCCGACGCCGTCGCAGGCGGCACGCTGAAACTGTCGGGGGCGCGGGCCGGCGAGATCGAGCAGTGGCTGCCGGTCACGTGA
- a CDS encoding Rv0804 family intramembrane glutamic endopeptidase: MSAGKRAAALGLAAGLVGWGLVVPRFPSRWHPVPHTVVATTLAMLSGAPLGLKPPQLWSGLRLGAATAASVSAGVAATTALPRARTELSGRALPDGVLRWLLVGIPLGTVWSEEAAYRGALGTVAAEAFGPGGGRLLQSAAFGLSHIADARGTSMPVLPTVLITGAAGWLFGWLHDRAGSLLAPMLAHLAINEAGAVAALWARADANTPKSG, from the coding sequence GTGAGTGCCGGCAAGCGTGCCGCGGCGCTGGGCCTGGCGGCCGGGCTGGTCGGGTGGGGTCTGGTGGTGCCCCGGTTCCCGTCGCGCTGGCATCCCGTGCCGCACACCGTCGTCGCGACGACGCTCGCAATGCTCAGCGGGGCCCCGCTGGGACTGAAGCCGCCGCAACTGTGGTCGGGGCTGCGGCTCGGGGCGGCCACGGCCGCTTCGGTGTCCGCCGGCGTCGCCGCCACGACCGCGTTGCCGCGGGCGCGTACGGAACTCAGCGGCCGTGCCCTGCCCGACGGGGTGCTGCGCTGGCTGCTGGTCGGGATACCGCTGGGCACGGTGTGGTCGGAGGAGGCGGCCTATCGCGGCGCGCTCGGCACCGTTGCCGCCGAGGCGTTTGGGCCGGGCGGCGGGAGGCTGCTTCAGTCGGCGGCGTTCGGGCTGTCCCACATCGCTGACGCGCGCGGCACCAGCATGCCCGTGCTGCCCACCGTGCTGATCACCGGCGCGGCCGGCTGGCTGTTCGGGTGGCTGCACGACCGCGCGGGCAGCCTGCTCGCGCCGATGCTCGCGCATCTGGCTATCAACGAAGCCGGCGCGGTGGCGGCCCTATGGGCGCGAGCAGACGCCAACACCCCCAAAAGCGGGTGA